In one window of Ketogulonicigenium robustum DNA:
- a CDS encoding FecCD family ABC transporter permease, producing the protein MSDRDTFIALVTGLVAVVLIAIATGPFALPVHRILALLLWDRAGGQQATVLFNIRLPRVLAAALVGAALAGAGAAYQSAFRNPLVSPDILGVSAGTGFGASVGILLGLPVMALQLLGFGAGLVTVGLVLGLTAALRGAGQVLTMVLCGMAIGALAGAGTSMVKLLADPDNQLPAITFWLMGSLAGAKRTDVLAALPAIAVGLAPLLLLRWRIGLLSLGDDDARALGIQATRLRALVIACATLVTAAAVALAGVVGWVGLMVPHMARMLVGPRFDRLLPASLLLGAAFMVLVDTAARSIAVMEVPLGILTAVIGAPVFVWLLARGAKPWSD; encoded by the coding sequence GTGAGTGATCGGGACACATTTATTGCTCTGGTCACGGGCCTTGTTGCGGTGGTGCTGATCGCCATCGCGACAGGGCCTTTCGCGCTGCCGGTTCACCGTATTCTGGCGCTGCTGCTGTGGGACCGCGCGGGCGGGCAACAGGCGACAGTGCTGTTCAACATTCGCCTGCCGCGCGTCTTGGCAGCCGCCTTAGTCGGGGCGGCCCTAGCGGGCGCCGGCGCGGCCTACCAAAGCGCCTTTCGCAACCCACTGGTATCACCCGATATTTTGGGCGTCTCGGCCGGAACCGGGTTTGGCGCGTCGGTGGGTATTTTGCTGGGCCTGCCGGTCATGGCGCTGCAACTGCTGGGCTTCGGGGCGGGGCTGGTGACAGTCGGGTTGGTTCTCGGCCTGACCGCAGCCCTGCGCGGCGCGGGCCAAGTGCTAACCATGGTCTTGTGTGGGATGGCCATCGGCGCGTTGGCGGGGGCAGGCACATCCATGGTCAAGCTGCTGGCCGACCCCGACAACCAGTTGCCCGCCATCACATTTTGGCTGATGGGATCGCTAGCGGGGGCAAAACGCACCGATGTGCTGGCCGCCCTGCCCGCCATCGCGGTCGGCTTGGCCCCGCTATTGCTGCTGCGCTGGCGCATCGGGCTGCTGTCGCTGGGCGATGACGATGCCCGCGCCCTTGGCATCCAAGCCACGCGCCTGCGCGCGCTGGTGATCGCTTGCGCCACGCTGGTCACCGCCGCTGCCGTGGCGCTTGCTGGCGTTGTCGGTTGGGTTGGCCTGATGGTGCCGCATATGGCGCGGATGCTGGTCGGCCCCCGCTTTGACCGCCTGCTGCCCGCCAGTTTGCTGCTGGGCGCGGCGTTTATGGTGCTGGTTGATACCGCCGCGCGCAGCATCGCTGTGATGGAGGTTCCGCTCGGCATCCTCACCGCCGTTATCGGCGCGCCCGTTTTCGTCTGGCTTCTCGCGCGCGGGGCAAAACCATGGAGCGATTAG
- a CDS encoding ABC transporter ATP-binding protein: MERLAPLSARDLTIGHGTRVLAQQINFALQAHEIMALLGPNGVGKTTLMRTLLGLTPALAGAVYVQGEDLSTLPRRSVARHLAHVPQQLSTAFAYSALDIVLMGASSRLGPFDRPGKADIAAAETALDRLGIMDLAAQPVTRLSGGQRQLVLIARALTQGARCILMDEPTASLDIANRRAVDAAIRSLAAQGTAVLLSSHDPDQAVALADHVLLLGRDGVIAQGATDETLTAAALSDLYGTQLQTGTRPDGNRYFY; encoded by the coding sequence ATGGAGCGATTAGCCCCCCTTTCCGCGCGCGATCTGACCATCGGGCACGGCACGCGTGTATTAGCGCAACAGATAAATTTCGCTTTGCAAGCGCATGAGATTATGGCGCTTCTAGGCCCAAACGGCGTTGGAAAAACAACGCTGATGCGCACCTTGCTGGGGCTAACGCCCGCCTTGGCCGGGGCAGTCTATGTGCAAGGCGAGGACCTGTCGACGCTGCCGCGCCGCAGCGTTGCCCGCCACCTGGCCCATGTTCCGCAGCAGCTTTCGACTGCCTTCGCCTATAGCGCGCTGGATATTGTGCTGATGGGCGCCTCTAGCCGGTTGGGACCGTTTGACCGCCCCGGCAAAGCCGATATCGCCGCAGCCGAGACCGCCCTTGATCGCCTCGGGATTATGGACTTGGCCGCGCAGCCCGTGACGCGGCTTTCGGGCGGGCAGCGGCAGTTAGTGCTGATCGCGCGGGCGCTGACGCAAGGGGCCCGCTGCATCTTGATGGACGAGCCGACCGCCAGCCTTGATATTGCAAACCGCCGCGCGGTCGACGCGGCGATCCGGTCCCTTGCGGCGCAGGGCACAGCGGTGCTGCTGTCCAGCCACGATCCCGACCAAGCCGTCGCGCTGGCCGACCACGTGCTGCTGCTGGGGCGCGACGGCGTGATTGCGCAAGGGGCGACCGACGAAACCCTCACCGCCGCAGCGCTTTCCGACCTTTACGGCACGCAGCTGCAAACGGGCACACGGCCCGACGGCAACCGGTATTTCTATTAG
- a CDS encoding sulfurtransferase — protein MSDPLVTPAWLAEHLADVVVLDATYLMPADADAAKQAYLDSHLPGAQFFPIDDIADKTSDLPHMMPDAATFGAAMAALGIDGQKPVVVYDRSPNHFSAPRVWFTLTAYGVPDVFVLDGGLLAWTAQNLPLESGDVTAATVAARDWVLGSGRVLSGPQMADVVAAGTRAIIDARGAARFKGEVAEPRPGLQSGHMPGATNVPFDTLTAPDGRFASAKTLDALLAGKAGDDTVLSCGSGMTAATLALGLARIGKQGSVYDGSWTEWGRGTLGPITKGD, from the coding sequence ATGTCTGATCCGCTTGTCACCCCCGCATGGTTGGCCGAACATCTGGCCGATGTCGTTGTGCTGGACGCGACCTACCTCATGCCCGCCGACGCCGACGCTGCCAAGCAGGCGTATCTGGACAGCCACCTGCCCGGCGCGCAGTTCTTTCCCATTGATGACATCGCCGACAAGACCAGCGACCTGCCGCATATGATGCCCGATGCCGCGACCTTCGGCGCGGCAATGGCGGCCCTTGGCATTGACGGACAAAAGCCGGTGGTGGTCTATGACCGCAGCCCGAACCATTTTTCTGCCCCGCGCGTCTGGTTCACCCTGACCGCTTACGGCGTGCCGGATGTCTTTGTGCTGGACGGCGGCCTGCTGGCGTGGACGGCACAGAATCTGCCGCTAGAATCGGGTGACGTAACCGCCGCAACCGTCGCCGCGCGCGACTGGGTGCTGGGTTCGGGCCGCGTTTTGTCTGGCCCCCAAATGGCCGATGTCGTGGCGGCGGGTACCCGCGCGATCATCGACGCACGCGGCGCCGCACGTTTCAAGGGCGAGGTCGCCGAGCCGCGCCCCGGCCTGCAATCGGGGCACATGCCCGGGGCCACGAACGTGCCGTTTGATACACTGACCGCGCCCGACGGCCGTTTTGCTTCGGCAAAAACGCTGGATGCGCTATTGGCAGGTAAGGCTGGCGATGACACTGTCCTCAGCTGCGGGTCGGGGATGACGGCGGCGACGCTGGCATTAGGTCTGGCGCGCATCGGCAAGCAAGGCAGCGTCTATGACGGGTCGTGGACCGAATGGGGACGCGGCACGCTGGGGCCGATCACCAAAGGCGACTAA